The following are encoded in a window of Acropora muricata isolate sample 2 chromosome 6, ASM3666990v1, whole genome shotgun sequence genomic DNA:
- the LOC136919134 gene encoding uncharacterized protein isoform X1, whose protein sequence is MVLSNRTFHAVILTTILFHKSLRFNHSQALATVNPVWPSGSYALPMANTGCPEEEEFTWITGHRVEELENDLNKNKHSASFHLKTNVGNPDTTRFFCVKNSTETDEGRPKWPDGKYCIYKKGLFCPQGFHAGYIKMDDNNGEKGSNRNSYSGELPEGVYDRDTMIYYCCKSTGSVKKRIALPVKKPFYLMPFESATCQEVKGVVYSLEYVVFDTENTQNQDTKVFPYPYGAHLENPTIHYCYYTECKVHFTVPVGMFSSPYFPQNYHDFHECQWNITVHPDHAIRLQFDVFELESNPYTCGHAKCSCDYVEIKEVSVTGEVISMGRYCMAKAPPSVLLSSTNQMMVTFHSDHTISAKGFNASYTSVLGKKAKDVTNKSTREGNRSSSIKPTTRTRGTVQESLINRITPNRHTSTTKRPGGPSAALAPKEMAPVNHTNHSSAIKKLTAQQIMGLSPKYFIALIGSLVVVVSCATVLAWKLSRRNCKPPGQRREPLKLEKNNSERIFNLSSLSSSSLSSYREIEGSLLQEKLIDNPLYHKRNEQINHVEKHGSMEPSPLCCEESDKMADKLTENPLYERAAVSPPTMPGIYT, encoded by the exons ATGGTCCTTTCGAACCGAACGTTTCACGCCGTTATACTCACCACAATTCTCTTCCACAAGTCTCTGCGTTTCAATCACTCACAAG CTTTGGCCACAGTTAATCCCGTTTGGCCTTCGGGATCATACGCCCTTCCCATGGCAAACACGGGATGCCCCGAAGAAGAGGAATTTACCTGGATTACGGGACACCGAGTTGAAGAACTGGAGAACGATctcaataaaaataaacactctgcAAGCTTTCATTTAAAGACCAATGTAGGCAATCCAGATACGACTCGTTTCTTTTGCGTAAAGAACAGTACAGAGACGGATGAAGGCAGACCAAAATGGCCAGACGGAAAATACTGCATTTACAAGAAAGGTTTATTCTGTCCACAAGGATTTCATGCAGGATATATCAAAATGGATGACAACAATGGGGAAAAAGGCTCGAACCGAAACAGTTATAGCGGAGAACTCCCTGAAGGTGTTTACGATCGGGATACAATGATCTATTATTGTTGTAAGTCAACTGGATCGGTCAAGAAGCGAATTGCCCTGCCAGTAAAGAAACCATTTTATCTCATGCCGTTTGAATCAGCCACGTGCCAAGAGGTAAAAGGTGTGGTTTATTCCTTGGAATATGTTGTTTTTGATACCGAGAATACCCAAAACCAGGACACAAAGGTTTTTCCTTACCCTTACGGAGCCCATCTTGAGAACCCAACAATACATTACTGCTACTACACAG AATGCAAAGTCCACTTCACTGTTCCAGTGGGGATGTTTTCTTCGCCATATTTTCCACAAAATTATCACGATTTTCACGAATGTCAGTGGAATATCACAGTGCATCCGGATCACGCCATCCGGCTGCAGTTCGACGTCTTCGAACTAGAGTCCAATCCCTACACATGCGGGCATGCGAAATGCAGTTGTGATTATGTGGAAATAAAGGAGGTATCTGTCACTGGCGAAGTCATCTCCATGGGTCGATATTGTATGGCGAAGGCGCCGCCCAGCGTCTTACTTtcttcaaccaatcagatgaTGGTGACGTTTCATTCAGATCATACGATATCTGCAAAGGGGTTTAACGCTTCATATACATCAGTCTTGGGAAAGAAAG CTAAAGATGTAACAAACAAAAGTACCAGGGAAGGAAACCGCTCCTCGTCAATTAAACCTACAACTCGAACAAGAGGCACGGTACAGGAATCTTTGATCAATCGCATAACTCCAAACAGACACACATCAACAACCAAGAGGCCAGGTGGACCCAGTGCCGCACTAGCACCAAAAGAAATGGCGCCCGTTAATCACACCAACCACTCATCCGCGATCAAGAAACTAACAGCGCAGCAAATCATGGGTCTGTCACCAAAATATTTCATCGCTCTAATTGGTTCTCTCGTTGTGGTGGTCTCATGTGCTACAGTCTTAGCATGGAAGCTCTCGAGGAG GAACTGTAAACCCCCCGGCCAAAGAAGGGAACCATTgaagttggagaaaaacaataGCGAAAGGATTTTCAATTTATCCAGTCTCTCTTCATCTAGTCTATCATCCTACAG AGAGATTGAAGGGTCTCTTCTGCAAGAAAAACTGATCGACAACCCCCTATACCATAAAAG aaATGAGCAAATAAATCATGTTGAAAAACATGGAAGCATGGAGCCTTCTCCTTTATGCTGTGAAGAGAG TGATAAGATGGCTGACAAATTGACTGAGAATCCTTTATACGAAAG AGCAGCTGTTAGCCCACCAACGATGCCAGGGATTTACACTTGA
- the LOC136919134 gene encoding uncharacterized protein isoform X3 yields MVLSNRTFHAVILTTILFHKSLRFNHSQALATVNPVWPSGSYALPMANTGCPEEEEFTWITGHRVEELENDLNKNKHSASFHLKTNVGNPDTTRFFCVKNSTETDEGRPKWPDGKYCIYKKGLFCPQGFHAGYIKMDDNNGEKGSNRNSYSGELPEGVYDRDTMIYYCCKSTGSVKKRIALPVKKPFYLMPFESATCQEVKGVVYSLEYVVFDTENTQNQDTKVFPYPYGAHLENPTIHYCYYTECKVHFTVPVGMFSSPYFPQNYHDFHECQWNITVHPDHAIRLQFDVFELESNPYTCGHAKCSCDYVEIKEVSVTGEVISMGRYCMAKAPPSVLLSSTNQMMVTFHSDHTISAKGFNASYTSVLGKKAKDVTNKSTREGNRSSSIKPTTRTRGTVQESLINRITPNRHTSTTKRPGGPSAALAPKEMAPVNHTNHSSAIKKLTAQQIMGLSPKYFIALIGSLVVVVSCATVLAWKLSRRNCKPPGQRREPLKLEKNNSERIFNLSSLSSSSLSSYREIEGSLLQEKLIDNPLYHKRNEQINHVEKHGSMEPSPLCCEERAAVSPPTMPGIYT; encoded by the exons ATGGTCCTTTCGAACCGAACGTTTCACGCCGTTATACTCACCACAATTCTCTTCCACAAGTCTCTGCGTTTCAATCACTCACAAG CTTTGGCCACAGTTAATCCCGTTTGGCCTTCGGGATCATACGCCCTTCCCATGGCAAACACGGGATGCCCCGAAGAAGAGGAATTTACCTGGATTACGGGACACCGAGTTGAAGAACTGGAGAACGATctcaataaaaataaacactctgcAAGCTTTCATTTAAAGACCAATGTAGGCAATCCAGATACGACTCGTTTCTTTTGCGTAAAGAACAGTACAGAGACGGATGAAGGCAGACCAAAATGGCCAGACGGAAAATACTGCATTTACAAGAAAGGTTTATTCTGTCCACAAGGATTTCATGCAGGATATATCAAAATGGATGACAACAATGGGGAAAAAGGCTCGAACCGAAACAGTTATAGCGGAGAACTCCCTGAAGGTGTTTACGATCGGGATACAATGATCTATTATTGTTGTAAGTCAACTGGATCGGTCAAGAAGCGAATTGCCCTGCCAGTAAAGAAACCATTTTATCTCATGCCGTTTGAATCAGCCACGTGCCAAGAGGTAAAAGGTGTGGTTTATTCCTTGGAATATGTTGTTTTTGATACCGAGAATACCCAAAACCAGGACACAAAGGTTTTTCCTTACCCTTACGGAGCCCATCTTGAGAACCCAACAATACATTACTGCTACTACACAG AATGCAAAGTCCACTTCACTGTTCCAGTGGGGATGTTTTCTTCGCCATATTTTCCACAAAATTATCACGATTTTCACGAATGTCAGTGGAATATCACAGTGCATCCGGATCACGCCATCCGGCTGCAGTTCGACGTCTTCGAACTAGAGTCCAATCCCTACACATGCGGGCATGCGAAATGCAGTTGTGATTATGTGGAAATAAAGGAGGTATCTGTCACTGGCGAAGTCATCTCCATGGGTCGATATTGTATGGCGAAGGCGCCGCCCAGCGTCTTACTTtcttcaaccaatcagatgaTGGTGACGTTTCATTCAGATCATACGATATCTGCAAAGGGGTTTAACGCTTCATATACATCAGTCTTGGGAAAGAAAG CTAAAGATGTAACAAACAAAAGTACCAGGGAAGGAAACCGCTCCTCGTCAATTAAACCTACAACTCGAACAAGAGGCACGGTACAGGAATCTTTGATCAATCGCATAACTCCAAACAGACACACATCAACAACCAAGAGGCCAGGTGGACCCAGTGCCGCACTAGCACCAAAAGAAATGGCGCCCGTTAATCACACCAACCACTCATCCGCGATCAAGAAACTAACAGCGCAGCAAATCATGGGTCTGTCACCAAAATATTTCATCGCTCTAATTGGTTCTCTCGTTGTGGTGGTCTCATGTGCTACAGTCTTAGCATGGAAGCTCTCGAGGAG GAACTGTAAACCCCCCGGCCAAAGAAGGGAACCATTgaagttggagaaaaacaataGCGAAAGGATTTTCAATTTATCCAGTCTCTCTTCATCTAGTCTATCATCCTACAG AGAGATTGAAGGGTCTCTTCTGCAAGAAAAACTGATCGACAACCCCCTATACCATAAAAG aaATGAGCAAATAAATCATGTTGAAAAACATGGAAGCATGGAGCCTTCTCCTTTATGCTGTGAAGAGAG AGCAGCTGTTAGCCCACCAACGATGCCAGGGATTTACACTTGA
- the LOC136919134 gene encoding uncharacterized protein isoform X2: MVLSNRTFHAVILTTILFHKSLRFNHSQALATVNPVWPSGSYALPMANTGCPEEEEFTWITGHRVEELENDLNKNKHSASFHLKTNVGNPDTTRFFCVKNSTETDEGRPKWPDGKYCIYKKGLFCPQGFHAGYIKMDDNNGEKGSNRNSYSGELPEGVYDRDTMIYYCCKSTGSVKKRIALPVKKPFYLMPFESATCQEVKGVVYSLEYVVFDTENTQNQDTKVFPYPYGAHLENPTIHYCYYTECKVHFTVPVGMFSSPYFPQNYHDFHECQWNITVHPDHAIRLQFDVFELESNPYTCGHAKCSCDYVEIKEVSVTGEVISMGRYCMAKAPPSVLLSSTNQMMVTFHSDHTISAKGFNASYTSVLGKKAKDVTNKSTREGNRSSSIKPTTRTRGTVQESLINRITPNRHTSTTKRPGGPSAALAPKEMAPVNHTNHSSAIKKLTAQQIMGLSPKYFIALIGSLVVVVSCATVLAWKLSRRNCKPPGQRREPLKLEKNNSERIFNLSSLSSSSLSSYREIEGSLLQEKLIDNPLYHKRNEQINHVEKHGSMEPSPLCCEESDKMADKLTENPLYESC; this comes from the exons ATGGTCCTTTCGAACCGAACGTTTCACGCCGTTATACTCACCACAATTCTCTTCCACAAGTCTCTGCGTTTCAATCACTCACAAG CTTTGGCCACAGTTAATCCCGTTTGGCCTTCGGGATCATACGCCCTTCCCATGGCAAACACGGGATGCCCCGAAGAAGAGGAATTTACCTGGATTACGGGACACCGAGTTGAAGAACTGGAGAACGATctcaataaaaataaacactctgcAAGCTTTCATTTAAAGACCAATGTAGGCAATCCAGATACGACTCGTTTCTTTTGCGTAAAGAACAGTACAGAGACGGATGAAGGCAGACCAAAATGGCCAGACGGAAAATACTGCATTTACAAGAAAGGTTTATTCTGTCCACAAGGATTTCATGCAGGATATATCAAAATGGATGACAACAATGGGGAAAAAGGCTCGAACCGAAACAGTTATAGCGGAGAACTCCCTGAAGGTGTTTACGATCGGGATACAATGATCTATTATTGTTGTAAGTCAACTGGATCGGTCAAGAAGCGAATTGCCCTGCCAGTAAAGAAACCATTTTATCTCATGCCGTTTGAATCAGCCACGTGCCAAGAGGTAAAAGGTGTGGTTTATTCCTTGGAATATGTTGTTTTTGATACCGAGAATACCCAAAACCAGGACACAAAGGTTTTTCCTTACCCTTACGGAGCCCATCTTGAGAACCCAACAATACATTACTGCTACTACACAG AATGCAAAGTCCACTTCACTGTTCCAGTGGGGATGTTTTCTTCGCCATATTTTCCACAAAATTATCACGATTTTCACGAATGTCAGTGGAATATCACAGTGCATCCGGATCACGCCATCCGGCTGCAGTTCGACGTCTTCGAACTAGAGTCCAATCCCTACACATGCGGGCATGCGAAATGCAGTTGTGATTATGTGGAAATAAAGGAGGTATCTGTCACTGGCGAAGTCATCTCCATGGGTCGATATTGTATGGCGAAGGCGCCGCCCAGCGTCTTACTTtcttcaaccaatcagatgaTGGTGACGTTTCATTCAGATCATACGATATCTGCAAAGGGGTTTAACGCTTCATATACATCAGTCTTGGGAAAGAAAG CTAAAGATGTAACAAACAAAAGTACCAGGGAAGGAAACCGCTCCTCGTCAATTAAACCTACAACTCGAACAAGAGGCACGGTACAGGAATCTTTGATCAATCGCATAACTCCAAACAGACACACATCAACAACCAAGAGGCCAGGTGGACCCAGTGCCGCACTAGCACCAAAAGAAATGGCGCCCGTTAATCACACCAACCACTCATCCGCGATCAAGAAACTAACAGCGCAGCAAATCATGGGTCTGTCACCAAAATATTTCATCGCTCTAATTGGTTCTCTCGTTGTGGTGGTCTCATGTGCTACAGTCTTAGCATGGAAGCTCTCGAGGAG GAACTGTAAACCCCCCGGCCAAAGAAGGGAACCATTgaagttggagaaaaacaataGCGAAAGGATTTTCAATTTATCCAGTCTCTCTTCATCTAGTCTATCATCCTACAG AGAGATTGAAGGGTCTCTTCTGCAAGAAAAACTGATCGACAACCCCCTATACCATAAAAG aaATGAGCAAATAAATCATGTTGAAAAACATGGAAGCATGGAGCCTTCTCCTTTATGCTGTGAAGAGAG TGATAAGATGGCTGACAAATTGACTGAGAATCCTTTATACGAAAG CTGTTAG
- the LOC136919133 gene encoding uncharacterized protein translates to MESLLRILTIFVIHIEGLSPYIVTWPAEKYGLPMASSGCPTAKGFSWETGYVYQDLENNSSRTTTSSSFHLRAAVVNSNDIIRGFCMKTTKSSTVDLGRPTWPYGNYCIYKKSINCPTGLSPGWVLWDDENGQNGINLNVKNGSVPKGVYNRDTRVSFCCQTVGSIDDPIELPIDEPFYLIAYRSKRCQEVLKTIHTVEFIRFDTEHDKNHDNWGLTHPFGVDSQPPEIYYCYYKACRWSLSDLNGTFWSPNYPNEYKNKAWCEWHINVPPNYIIALTFEDFRLEDASFCQSTSCDCDYVEVRETSTNGTSSLIGKYCMGNAHPWSEIKSRGNNMTVVFRSNYWKGKPGFKARYRAIQVSDTTTKTSTSPRDTSTRPTRLAIGKWTKETKRPATGSSSHHNFTKTNKPTTLITTGGLVASSYTTNHHSAEGSLEVTETTGNTGVVSFTEPESLPTHNTIKEAGVHQGSKNGNLQNGNMRLAITVITSSMVTAGLIAVAVMCFYRRRSLKRTLPGQENQMVTFTARQNPNEDASKIMSSNIYARRASPADSIDNFVVDDEFKESDNPLYSSSVEAEQDNSNVIYESMDEISATTCVMEAESYNPVYEGLA, encoded by the exons ATGGAAAGTCTTTTGAGAATTCTCACGATATTCGTTATTCATATAGAAG GTCTCAGCCCATACATAGTAACGTGGCCTGCGGAAAAATATGGCCTACCGATGGCTTCTTCCGGCTGCCCCACGGCCAAAGGTTTCTCTTGGGAAACTGGTTATGTATACCAGGATTTAGAAAATAACAGCAGTCGTACGACCACATCATCGAGTTTTCATTTACGTGCTGCAGTTGTGAATTCTAATGACATCATCCGTGGATTCTGCATGAAGACGACCAAGTCCAGTACCGTGGATCTTGGTAGACCAACCTGGCCGTACGGTAACTACTGCATCTACAAGAAGAGCATTAACTGTCCTACGGGACTCTCTCCAGGATGGGTCCTTTGGGATGATGAAAATGGACAGAACGGAATCAACTTAAACGTCAAGAACGGCAGTGTTCCAAAGGGAGTTTACAATCGAGATACAAGAGTTTCATTCTGTTGTCAGACCGTGGGATCCATTGATGACCCCATAGAGTTGCCTATAGATGAACCATTTTATCTCATTGCTTACAGGAGCAAACGATGCCAAGAGGTTCTGAAAACAATACATACTGTAGAGTTTATACGGTTCGATACGGAACATGATAAAAATCACGATAATTGGGGACTCACACACCCATTCGGCGTTGACTCGCAACCGCCGGAAATCTACTATTGCTATTACAAAG CATGCAGATGGTCCCTTTCCGACTTAAATGGCACTTTTTGGAGTCCTAACTACCCAAATGAATACAAAAACAAAGCTTGGTGCGAGTGGCACATTAACGTTCCACCCAACTATATCATCGCCCTCACTTTCGAAGATTTCCGATTAGAGGATGCTTCCTTTTGCCAGAGTACGAGCTGTGATTGCGACTACGTGGAAGTTCGAGAAACTTCAACCAATGGGACGTCGTCTCTGATAGGGAAGTATTGTATGGGAAATGCTCATCCTTGGAGTGAAATTAAGTCCCGTGGGAATAACATGACTGTTGTATTTCGCTCTAACTACTGGAAAGGGAAACCAGGATTCAAGGCCAGATATAGAGCGATTCAAGTTTCAG ATACCACTACTAAAACTTCAACAAGCCCACGAGACACATCGACCCGTCCTACCAGACTTGCTATTGGCAAATGGACCAAAGAGACAAAGAGACCAGCCACTGGTAGCTCGAGTCATCATAATTTTACAAAGACCAATAAACCAACGACATTAATTACTACTGGGGGCTTAGTTG CTTCGTCATATACAACCAACCACCATTCGGCTGAAGGATCCTTAGAGGTCACCGAAACGACCGGCAACACTGGGGTTGTTTCGTTTACCGAACCGGAAAGTTTGCCGACGCACAACACGATAAAAGAAGCTGGCGTACATCAAGGTAGCAAGAACGGCAATCTCCAGAACGGGAACATGCGCCTTGCAATTACTGTTATAACTTCTTCGATGGTGACCGCTGGACTAATTGCGGTAGCGGTGATGTGTTTCTACCGGAGACG GAGTCTGAAGAGAACACTCCCAGGGCAAGAAAACCAGATGGTGACTTTTACGGCAAGACAAAACCCGAACGAAGACGCTTCCAAAATAATGTCATCCAATATTTACGCTCGCAG GGCCAGTCCTGCTGATTCCATAGACAATTTTGTAGTGGATGACGAGTTCAAAGAGAGTGACAACCCCCTTTATTCCAGCAG CGTTGAAGCCGAACAAGACAACAGTAACGTTATTTACGAAAG TATGGACGAGATTTCTGCAACGACTTGTGTAATGGAGGCTGAGTCTTACAACCCGGTTTATGAAGg